A portion of the Sabethes cyaneus chromosome 3, idSabCyanKW18_F2, whole genome shotgun sequence genome contains these proteins:
- the LOC128744071 gene encoding uncharacterized protein LOC128744071, whose amino-acid sequence MGTNIENTATHSAIYRVSGERTLFEYVSEQKNALAASIAGIPVEEATYQIELALSFMKYYMERDEDGLMDEPTAVHRLVVDKRKSVFEILLDVHSAMRSTCVGFSLYFVGADSSKNAFIGKLLEFTNFDTGAKELNIPPMSMDASFCSMIVFDSSDLESATDVLAKAWVNCSVPWLIRSVLVQETVQEKFIQLLESKLKPFTDNVPFEKNLRTAVNKASKTGLRLIQNPKDAKDLKPTVVYGSSVDFFLENDGNVSPVVVMNVFRTAKEAVALANKDNGGSVSLWTEELSLAFECAYAVAAQTVWVNSHALFNPAFPYTFRRNDYCYGSKYAICEKKVKTMFVPTAENPTNSFERNRAAISALGIASSDVAEQRFSLVRNENNIHYEMVSMPYKIENYNTGNRLQIVENFWDMFLTIDSSDRYLAMDSVHNQRKTVVIPYGVSFAN is encoded by the exons ATGGGTACCAACATTGAAAACACT GCCACACATAGTGCCATTTACCGCGTTAGCGGCGAACGCACCTTGTTCGAATATGTTTCCGAGCAGAAGAATGCATTGGCTGCTTCAATTGCTGGCATTCCAGTGGAGGAAGCCACTTACCAGATAGAACTGGCACTGAGTTTCATGAAATACTATATGGAACGGGATGAGGACGGTTTAATGGATGAACCTACCGCCGTACATCGCTTGGTCGTTGATAAGCGCAAATCAGTGTTCGAAATCCTGCTAGACGTGCACTCGGCTATGCGTTCCACTTGCGTTGGATTTAGTCTGTATTTTGTTGGCGCGGATTCGTCGAAGAATGCGTTTATAGGAAAGCTGTTAGAGTTTACTAACTTTGATACGGGAGCTAAAGAGTTGAATATTCCCCCGATGAGTATGGATGCCTCGTTCTGCTCGATGATAGTTTTCGATTCCAGTGATCTGGAATCCGCCACTGATGTTCTAGCCAAAGCATGGGTGAACTGCTCGGTTCCATGGCTCATCAGAAGCGTACTCGTACAAGAAACTGTCCAGGAAAAGTTTATCCAACTGTTGGAGAGTAAACTGAAACCATTCACTGACAATGTGCCATTCGAGAAAAATCTTCGTACTGCCGTCAATAAAGCATCCAAGACTGGATTGAGATTGATTCAGAACCCGAAGGATGCTAAGGACCTGAAGCCAACTGTGGTGTATGGTTCTAGTGTGGATTTCTTTTTGGAGAATGATGGTAATGTAAGTCCTGTGGTTGTTATGAATGTTTTTAGAACTGCCAAGGAGGCGGTTGCCCTGGCAAATAAGGATAATGGCGGATCGGTGTCTCTTTGGACCGAAGAACTGTCGTTGGCTTTCGAGTGCGCATATGCGGTAGCTGCCCAAACAGTTTGGGTCAATTCGCATGCCCTTTTTAATCCGGCATTCCCATATACATTCCGTCGTAATGACTACTGTTACGGATCCAAGTACGCCATTTGCGAGAAAAAAGTTAAAACCATGTTTGTACCTACAGCGGAAAATCCTACTAACTCGTTCGAAAGGAACAGAGCTGCTATAAGTGCACTGGGAATCGCCTCTAGTGATGTAGCCGAGCAGCGTTTTTCTCTTGTGCGTAATGAGAACAATATTCACTACGAAATGGTTAGCATGCCGTACAAGATTGAGAACTACAATACCGGTAATCGCCTCCAGATTGTGGAAAACTTCTGGGACATGTTCCTTACAATCGATTCTTCCGATCGCTATTTGGCGATGGACTCCGTTCACAACCAGCGCAAGACTGTTGTCATTCCGTATGGAGTAAGCTTTGCTAACTAA